From the genome of Marixanthomonas ophiurae, one region includes:
- a CDS encoding Na(+)-translocating NADH-quinone reductase subunit A, protein MSKDIKIKKGLDIRLKGEADKTLSNAPRSRTFVVRPSDFHLITPKMVLKEGGKLQAGDPVFYSRENKDLKFVSPVSGTLTAIERGAKRVIERIVIEADQQDAYRDFGKTDVNTADAAIIKSRLLEAGCWPFIKQRPYDIIADAETTPKAIFISGYASAPLAADYDFALKGKEAELQAAVTALSKLTDGAVHVSIGSSGTSSFDNLKDITLHKVSGPHPSGNVGTQIGKINPVNKGETVWTVSAQDLVIIGELLLTGKFNAERIIALAGSSVKNPKYYRTKIGAEVSTFIYDSGLDEDNVRVISGNVLTGNKISPKGHLGYYNNMVTVIPEGDDYEFFGWNKPVFDKISPSRAMTFSWLFPKKKYELDTNTNGEHRAFVITGNYENVFPLDIYPLQILKACMVKDLDEMEALGMYEVAPEDFALTEFICVSKQPHQQIIRNGLDQMIKEIG, encoded by the coding sequence ATGTCCAAAGACATTAAGATTAAAAAAGGTCTTGATATTCGTTTAAAAGGAGAAGCGGACAAAACACTCTCTAATGCGCCGCGCTCACGGACCTTTGTCGTTAGACCGTCAGATTTTCACCTTATTACCCCGAAAATGGTATTAAAAGAAGGTGGGAAATTACAAGCTGGAGATCCTGTTTTTTATTCAAGAGAGAACAAAGATTTAAAGTTTGTTTCACCTGTAAGCGGTACATTGACGGCTATTGAAAGAGGGGCAAAACGCGTTATTGAGCGTATTGTAATTGAAGCTGATCAACAAGATGCTTATAGAGATTTTGGAAAGACTGATGTAAACACGGCAGATGCAGCAATCATTAAAAGCCGTTTGCTTGAAGCCGGTTGTTGGCCGTTCATTAAACAGCGTCCTTATGATATTATTGCAGATGCTGAAACCACGCCAAAAGCAATTTTTATTTCAGGTTATGCAAGTGCACCGTTGGCTGCTGATTACGACTTTGCCTTAAAAGGAAAAGAAGCAGAACTACAAGCGGCAGTTACCGCACTTAGTAAATTAACTGACGGTGCTGTTCATGTTAGTATAGGTAGCAGTGGTACTTCTTCTTTTGATAACTTAAAAGACATTACACTACATAAAGTATCTGGTCCACATCCTTCTGGAAACGTGGGTACGCAGATAGGTAAAATTAACCCTGTAAACAAAGGAGAAACAGTTTGGACTGTTTCTGCTCAAGACCTAGTTATTATAGGGGAGTTGTTGTTGACTGGGAAATTTAATGCTGAGCGTATTATCGCATTAGCAGGTTCTTCGGTTAAAAATCCTAAATATTATAGAACAAAAATAGGAGCTGAGGTTTCAACTTTTATTTATGATTCTGGTTTAGATGAAGATAACGTTCGAGTTATTAGCGGAAATGTGCTTACTGGAAATAAAATTTCACCAAAAGGACATTTAGGTTATTACAATAATATGGTTACCGTGATTCCTGAAGGAGATGATTATGAGTTTTTTGGATGGAATAAACCAGTTTTCGATAAAATTTCACCGTCCAGAGCGATGACTTTTTCGTGGTTGTTTCCGAAGAAAAAATACGAGTTGGACACCAATACGAATGGAGAGCACAGAGCTTTTGTAATTACAGGAAATTACGAAAATGTATTCCCATTAGATATTTATCCATTACAGATATTAAAAGCCTGTATGGTAAAAGACTTGGACGAAATGGAAGCTTTGGGGATGTATGAAGTAGCTCCAGAAGATTTTGCATTAACTGAATTTATTTGTGTATCTAAACAACCACACCAGCAGATTATTCGCAATGGTTTGGATCAAATGATTAAAGAAATAGGATAA
- a CDS encoding Na(+)-translocating NADH-quinone reductase subunit C — protein MAINTDKNSYTIIFSIVMVVVVGSILAGFASGLKPKIKENERFEKQQNILYAMGVNENEGPNDATFVSTDKVEAEFNKFITKQLVIQGDEITENDEAYLIDIKKEETKAKDPEYTRRLPLFVGEKEGKEVYVIPVRGKGLWDAIWGFVAVDKSMTIQGVYYDHKGETPGLGAEIKQRYFMDDFTGESFLKGGAFEGIEVSKSNNDPTNKDTDDNEVDALAGATITGDGVAAMLRKDVRLYVPYFKKLNQ, from the coding sequence ATGGCGATTAATACAGATAAAAATAGTTATACTATCATTTTTTCTATAGTTATGGTAGTTGTGGTAGGTTCCATCTTGGCAGGTTTTGCCAGTGGTTTAAAACCAAAGATTAAGGAAAATGAACGTTTTGAAAAGCAACAAAACATTTTGTATGCAATGGGTGTTAATGAAAATGAAGGCCCTAACGACGCAACATTTGTTTCTACTGATAAAGTAGAAGCAGAGTTTAATAAATTTATCACGAAGCAATTGGTGATTCAAGGTGACGAGATTACTGAAAATGATGAAGCTTACCTTATCGATATAAAGAAAGAAGAAACTAAAGCTAAAGATCCTGAGTATACCAGAAGATTACCACTTTTTGTAGGTGAAAAAGAAGGGAAAGAGGTATATGTAATCCCAGTTCGAGGAAAAGGATTATGGGATGCTATTTGGGGGTTTGTTGCAGTTGACAAATCGATGACCATTCAAGGCGTTTATTACGATCACAAAGGAGAAACACCTGGTCTTGGTGCTGAAATAAAACAACGCTATTTTATGGACGACTTTACAGGCGAAAGCTTTTTAAAAGGTGGTGCCTTTGAAGGTATAGAAGTTTCAAAAAGTAATAATGATCCTACAAATAAAGATACAGACGATAATGAAGTTGATGCCTTGGCAGGAGCAACAATTACCGGAGACGGTGTTGCTGCTATGTTAAGAAAGGATGTTAGATTGTACGTACCTTATTTCAAAAAATTAAATCAATAA
- a CDS encoding type IX secretion system plug protein encodes MFQKILFGLLLLGTPSLLFSQLAEIPAPNYIKTIQFKGTSAQSELPIIRLGERLQLSFDALNGEEEDFYYTITHHNFDWTESDLSKSEYLDGFDDVRIETYENSLNTLQIFSHYTLSIPNRETRRITKSGNYLLSIFDSDNNPIFSRKFMVIEEIAGVSVEIRRSRDLNFIDEKQTVQFTINSPSLLLINPKQTVHTLVMKNSNLKTAITNLKPQYTIGNELIYKYDKESSFWGGNEFLSFDNKDVRAAGNNISRISVSDVYENYLFTDIGRFNRPYTYNPDINGNFVVRNISANNQDIEAEYVRLHFNLQYFEDIGDKEIHLYGNFNNWTIDGSTYMKYDPQSDTYRNSRLFKQGFYNYKYVVVNRDGSIEPGAISGNFWQTENDYTVLVYFRDLGARYDRIIGMGRGNSTNITNN; translated from the coding sequence ATGTTTCAGAAGATATTATTCGGCCTTTTACTACTTGGCACACCATCCTTACTTTTCTCACAATTAGCTGAAATTCCAGCTCCTAATTACATTAAAACCATTCAATTTAAAGGTACAAGTGCACAAAGTGAACTACCTATTATTCGTTTAGGCGAAAGACTTCAACTCTCTTTCGACGCTTTAAATGGTGAGGAAGAAGATTTTTATTACACGATAACTCATCATAACTTTGATTGGACTGAGAGCGACCTTTCAAAAAGTGAATATTTAGATGGTTTTGATGATGTACGTATTGAAACGTATGAAAATTCACTGAACACGTTACAGATTTTTTCACACTATACTCTATCAATCCCTAATCGTGAAACCCGCAGGATCACAAAAAGTGGTAATTACCTCCTCTCAATTTTTGATAGCGACAACAATCCAATTTTTTCAAGAAAATTTATGGTTATTGAAGAAATTGCAGGTGTAAGTGTAGAGATAAGGCGATCGCGTGACCTTAATTTTATAGACGAAAAACAGACGGTGCAATTTACCATCAACTCACCTTCCTTACTTCTTATCAACCCGAAACAAACGGTGCATACGTTGGTTATGAAAAATAGTAATTTAAAAACAGCAATTACAAACCTCAAGCCTCAATACACCATTGGTAATGAACTTATATATAAATACGACAAAGAATCTTCTTTTTGGGGTGGAAACGAGTTTTTATCTTTTGACAACAAAGATGTTCGAGCTGCTGGCAACAATATTAGTCGCATAAGTGTTAGTGATGTGTACGAAAACTACCTATTTACAGACATAGGAAGGTTTAATCGCCCCTATACATACAACCCAGATATAAACGGAAATTTTGTAGTACGGAACATTAGCGCTAACAATCAAGATATTGAAGCAGAATATGTTAGACTGCATTTTAATCTTCAATATTTTGAAGACATTGGCGACAAAGAAATCCACCTCTACGGAAATTTTAATAATTGGACAATAGATGGCTCCACGTACATGAAATATGATCCACAGAGCGACACCTACCGAAATTCACGACTTTTTAAGCAAGGGTTTTACAACTATAAATATGTAGTAGTAAACCGTGATGGCTCTATTGAACCTGGCGCTATAAGTGGAAATTTTTGGCAAACAGAAAATGACTATACCGTACTGGTTTATTTTAGAGATTTAGGCGCACGGTATGATCGTATCATTGGAATGGGACGTGGCAATTCAACCAACATCACCAATAACTAA
- a CDS encoding NADH:ubiquinone reductase (Na(+)-transporting) subunit D produces MGLLSKKDSKLIMDPLADNNPITIQVLGICSALAITAQLKPSIVMAVSVLFVMGVGNVVISLMRNIIPSKIRIIVQLIVVATLVIIVDQVLKAFAYSLSKELSVFIGLIITNCIIMGRFEAFALGNKPWRSFLDGIGNAAGYGVILIIVGFFRELLGSGTLFGFPVLGNPVEKTGLYAIGYENNGFMVLPPMALIVVGIIIWVQRSKNKELIEEN; encoded by the coding sequence ATGGGATTACTTTCAAAAAAAGACAGTAAATTAATAATGGACCCATTGGCGGACAATAACCCGATCACCATTCAGGTATTGGGAATTTGTTCAGCATTGGCAATTACTGCACAATTAAAGCCATCTATTGTTATGGCAGTATCTGTGTTGTTTGTAATGGGAGTTGGAAACGTAGTAATTTCGCTAATGCGAAATATAATTCCTTCTAAAATACGAATTATTGTACAACTTATCGTTGTAGCAACCTTAGTAATTATTGTAGACCAAGTATTGAAAGCGTTTGCTTATTCTCTTAGTAAAGAATTATCAGTATTTATTGGATTGATTATTACTAACTGTATTATTATGGGGCGTTTTGAAGCCTTTGCATTAGGGAACAAACCTTGGCGTTCTTTCCTTGACGGAATTGGTAACGCTGCTGGGTACGGAGTTATTCTTATAATTGTCGGTTTCTTTCGTGAGTTATTAGGTTCAGGAACTTTATTTGGGTTCCCAGTACTTGGTAATCCTGTTGAAAAAACTGGACTCTACGCAATAGGTTATGAAAATAATGGCTTTATGGTATTACCTCCTATGGCATTGATTGTAGTTGGTATTATTATTTGGGTACAACGTAGTAAGAACAAAGAGTTAATCGAAGAAAACTAA
- a CDS encoding NADH:ubiquinone reductase (Na(+)-transporting) subunit B — protein MGLKQKLHTLKQKYKGTKMAPAFNALHTFLYLPNETTHSGSHVRAADDLKRTMNTVIMALIPCLIFGMFNAGYQTNLQTDPEITKALGFFSGEFWNWSNFVIGLWKVLPLVIVSYGVGLAVEFLFAVIKGHEVEEGYLVTGMLVPLIVPIDIPLWMLVVAVVFGVVIGKEVFGGTGMNILNPALTIRAFLFFAYPTWMSGDKVWVHGAVETAGKPDAISGETILGSLAQGHEISYSVMDMFLGFIPGSVGETSALLILIGALFLIFTKIGSWRIMLSTVLGALAMGLIFNGVVSAGWIDNSSKFFGLMNTEFWHHLIIGGFAFGAVYMATDPVTASQTNKGKWIYGFLIGFISILIRVFNPAYPEGVMLAILLMNVFAPTIDHYVIQGNIKKRMKRLKVKTA, from the coding sequence ATGGGATTGAAACAAAAATTACATACGCTAAAACAGAAATATAAGGGTACAAAGATGGCGCCTGCATTTAATGCATTGCACACCTTTTTGTACTTGCCCAACGAAACCACACATTCAGGTTCTCACGTTAGAGCGGCAGACGATTTAAAGCGTACGATGAATACGGTGATTATGGCATTAATTCCCTGCTTAATTTTTGGGATGTTCAATGCAGGTTACCAAACCAACTTACAAACTGACCCTGAAATCACAAAAGCATTAGGCTTTTTTAGTGGTGAATTCTGGAACTGGTCTAATTTCGTTATCGGCTTGTGGAAAGTACTTCCGTTGGTGATTGTTTCCTACGGAGTGGGACTTGCAGTAGAATTTTTATTTGCTGTAATTAAAGGTCATGAAGTGGAAGAAGGATACTTGGTGACAGGTATGTTAGTGCCTTTAATTGTACCTATCGATATTCCATTATGGATGTTAGTAGTGGCTGTTGTATTTGGTGTTGTTATTGGGAAAGAAGTTTTTGGAGGTACAGGGATGAATATTTTAAACCCTGCATTAACCATTCGTGCCTTTTTATTCTTCGCATACCCAACGTGGATGAGTGGAGATAAAGTTTGGGTACACGGTGCAGTAGAAACTGCTGGGAAACCTGATGCAATTTCCGGTGAGACTATTTTAGGTAGTTTAGCACAAGGACACGAAATTAGTTACAGTGTTATGGATATGTTCCTTGGGTTTATTCCAGGTTCAGTAGGAGAAACCTCTGCTTTGCTAATATTAATAGGAGCACTATTCTTGATATTTACTAAAATAGGGAGCTGGCGTATTATGTTGTCAACAGTACTTGGTGCATTGGCAATGGGCTTGATATTTAATGGAGTTGTTTCAGCTGGATGGATAGATAATTCGAGTAAATTTTTCGGATTGATGAATACGGAATTCTGGCATCATTTAATTATTGGTGGATTTGCTTTTGGAGCCGTATATATGGCAACAGATCCTGTTACAGCATCTCAAACCAACAAAGGGAAATGGATTTATGGATTTTTAATAGGGTTCATATCTATTCTAATTCGTGTATTTAACCCAGCATATCCAGAAGGTGTGATGTTGGCAATACTATTAATGAATGTATTTGCACCAACCATTGATCACTATGTAATACAGGGGAATATTAAAAAACGAATGAAACGTTTAAAAGTTAAAACCGCATAA